In one window of Leifsonia sp. NPDC080035 DNA:
- a CDS encoding DUF305 domain-containing protein encodes MAADSRRPWPLIVVGVVVVLVTGALAFSAGRLSVASAQTPSETSAEAGFARDMQVHHQQGVELAMIVRDRTADAATRTLAYDIATTQAQQAGQLFGWLVQWKLPQAGSEPEMTWMTRPATVGAAAGGGHSHGASGAGHRPGDPMPGLATPAQIAQLRAATGVDAERRFLTLMIAHHEGAVEMAEAVLARSENPSVRTFADAVVKSQESEITLMRGMLAERS; translated from the coding sequence GTGGCCGCGGACTCCCGGCGGCCGTGGCCGTTGATCGTCGTCGGCGTCGTGGTCGTCCTCGTGACCGGGGCGCTGGCCTTCTCCGCCGGCCGGCTCAGCGTCGCCTCGGCGCAGACGCCGTCGGAGACGAGTGCGGAGGCCGGCTTCGCCAGGGACATGCAGGTGCACCACCAGCAGGGGGTCGAGCTCGCGATGATCGTCCGCGATCGGACGGCAGACGCCGCGACCCGCACGCTGGCATACGACATCGCGACCACGCAGGCTCAGCAGGCCGGTCAGCTCTTCGGCTGGCTGGTGCAGTGGAAGCTGCCGCAGGCGGGGTCGGAGCCGGAGATGACCTGGATGACGCGCCCGGCCACCGTCGGCGCCGCGGCGGGCGGCGGCCACTCGCACGGCGCATCGGGCGCAGGCCACCGCCCGGGGGACCCGATGCCGGGCCTCGCGACGCCCGCCCAGATCGCGCAACTGCGCGCGGCGACCGGCGTCGACGCCGAGCGGCGGTTCCTCACGCTGATGATCGCCCACCACGAGGGTGCCGTCGAGATGGCGGAGGCGGTGCTCGCCCGCAGCGAGAACCCCTCCGTCCGGACCTTCGCCGACGCGGTCGTGAAGAGCCAGGAGTCGGAGATCACCCTCATGCGGGGAATGCTCGCCGAGCGGTCCTAG
- a CDS encoding hemolysin family protein: MLAVGLLLTVGTGLFVASEFALVNLDRGDLEARRERGESRLTMTIAALKITSTHLSSAQLGITLTTLLTGYTMEPAISSLLRGPLTATGLPEGAVAPIATVVAIAVATLLSMILGELVPKNFALALPIATAKLVIPFQTVFTAVFRPFIAVLNGTANGFLRLLGIEPKEELSGARTAEELSSLVRRSASAGVLEEDTATLLSRTLAFSTRTASDVMTPRPRVEAVKRTDPADAVIGLARTTGYSRFPVVDEDVDDVVGFVHVKQAVAVPRERRGRVPVSALQTEALRVPETMSLDTLIGELRGRGYQMAVVVDEYGGTSGIATLEDLVEEIVGEVADEHDRTRAGVVRGRGSITFPGILRPDELLEQAAVTVPEEGPYETVAGFVMNELGRLPKVGDEVAIDGGTLRVERLDGRRVDRIRFTPDPEGVAHE; this comes from the coding sequence ATGCTGGCCGTCGGTCTCCTGCTGACGGTCGGCACCGGTCTGTTCGTCGCGAGCGAGTTCGCACTGGTCAACCTCGACCGGGGCGATCTCGAGGCCCGTCGCGAGCGGGGCGAATCGCGGCTGACCATGACGATCGCCGCGCTGAAGATCACCTCGACGCACCTGTCGAGCGCGCAGCTCGGCATCACCCTGACGACCCTGCTCACCGGTTACACGATGGAACCGGCGATCAGTTCGCTGCTGCGTGGGCCGCTGACCGCGACCGGCCTGCCGGAGGGCGCCGTCGCGCCGATCGCCACCGTGGTCGCGATCGCCGTGGCGACGCTCCTCTCGATGATCCTGGGCGAGCTCGTGCCGAAGAACTTCGCGCTCGCCCTGCCCATCGCGACGGCGAAGCTCGTCATCCCGTTCCAGACGGTGTTCACGGCCGTCTTCCGGCCGTTCATCGCCGTGCTCAACGGCACGGCGAACGGCTTCCTCCGGCTGCTCGGCATCGAGCCGAAGGAGGAGCTCTCCGGTGCCCGCACCGCCGAGGAGCTGTCCTCGCTCGTCCGCCGCTCCGCGAGCGCCGGCGTGCTGGAGGAGGACACGGCGACCCTGCTGAGCCGCACACTCGCGTTCTCCACCCGCACCGCGTCCGACGTGATGACACCGCGTCCCCGGGTGGAGGCGGTCAAGCGCACCGACCCCGCGGACGCCGTGATCGGGCTCGCCCGCACGACCGGCTACTCCCGGTTCCCCGTCGTGGACGAGGATGTGGACGACGTCGTCGGCTTCGTGCACGTGAAGCAGGCCGTCGCCGTGCCGCGCGAGCGCCGTGGACGGGTCCCCGTTTCGGCCCTGCAGACCGAGGCGCTGCGCGTCCCGGAGACGATGAGCCTCGACACGCTCATCGGCGAGCTGCGCGGCCGCGGCTACCAGATGGCCGTGGTGGTCGACGAGTACGGCGGAACCTCGGGCATCGCCACACTGGAGGACCTGGTCGAGGAGATCGTCGGCGAGGTCGCGGACGAGCACGACCGGACGAGGGCGGGAGTGGTGCGCGGCCGCGGGTCGATCACGTTCCCCGGCATCCTCCGACCCGACGAGCTGCTCGAGCAGGCCGCCGTCACCGTGCCGGAGGAGGGGCCGTACGAGACCGTCGCCGGATTCGTCATGAACGAGCTCGGCCGCCTGCCGAAGGTGGGCGACGAGGTGGCCATCGACGGCGGCACGCTCCGGGTCGAGCGCCTCGACGGCCGGAGGGTCGACCGCATCCGGTTCACCCCGGACCCGGAGGGGGTGGCCCATGAGTGA
- a CDS encoding multifunctional oxoglutarate decarboxylase/oxoglutarate dehydrogenase thiamine pyrophosphate-binding subunit/dihydrolipoyllysine-residue succinyltransferase subunit, which yields MSSQLTGVGTDDGSSGEFGANEWLVDELYEQFVQDKNSVDKSWWPILENYHPVKEGQASIPSPDETPAPTPAEPTAPTPSEPTVPAPAEPTTPAPAPSPEPAPAPAPGAPEPPAGPGAAVNEPKPVTTPIPIIGAQPVARTTSVAPKPQPVPADAPVTSPTAVAEQAEEDKVTPLRGMSKTLATNMDASLTVPTATSVRTIPAKLMIDNRIVINNHLKRARGGKVSFTHLIGWALIQALKEFPSQNVYYDEVDGKPSVVAPAHINLGIAIDLPKPDGTRALLVPSIKRADTMAFGEYLAAYEELVSKARSNKLTAGDFAGTTISLTNPGGIGTVHSVPRLMKGQGAIIGAGALEYPAEFQGSSEKTLAGLAIGKTITLTSTYDHRVIQGAGSGEFLKIVHELLIGKRDFYEGIFAELRIPYMPIHWNPDISVDLASAVDKTARVQELINSYRVRGHLMADIDPLEYVQRTHPDLEIETHGLTFWDLDREFVTGGFGSQGKRTMKLRDILGVLRDSYCRTVGIEYMHIQDPGQRKWFQDKLERPYEKPTHDEQLRILGKLNEAEAFETFLQTKYVGQKRFSLEGGESTIALLDTILQGAAEAGLDEAAIGMAHRGRLNVLTNIAGKTYGQIFREFEGTQDPRTVQGSGDVKYHLGTEGTFKGAAGEEIPVYLAANPSHLEAVDGVLEGIVRAKQDRRPAGTFLTLPILIHGDAAMAGQGIVVEQMQMSQLRAYRTGGTIHVNINNQVGFTTPPGEGRTSVYSTDVAKTIQAPIFHVNGDDPEAVVRVAQLAFEYRQEFKRDVVIDLVCYRRRGHNEGDDPSMTQPLMYNLIEAKRSVRRLYTEALVGRGDITEEEYEAAHRDFQDRLERAFMETHAAQTNSTPVITQGDASGDLEQPAAQSDDNVGEPETTAVSEQVIHLIGDAFNNPPAGFTVHPKLQQLLNKRGEMSRNGGIDWGFGELLALGSVLLEGTPVRLAGQDARRGTFVQRHAVLHDRANGQEWLPLANLSDNQAKFWIYDSLLSEYAAMGFEYGYSVERPDALVLWEAQFGDFANGAQIIIDEFISSAEQKWGQRSSLVLLLPHGYEGQGPDHSSARIERYLQLCAENNMTVARPSTPASYFHLLRRQAYARPRRPLVVFTPKAMLRLRGASSDVADFTSGRFEPVIDDARISDKSSVKRVLLMAGKLYYDLLNELEKNPNPEIALVRVEQFYPLPAEELKAVVDSYPNAELVWVQDEPENQGAWPYMILETSKLGPRPLGVVSRPPSASPAAGSAKRHAKEQSLLIQRALTL from the coding sequence GTGTCGAGCCAATTGACCGGTGTTGGGACCGACGACGGATCGTCGGGCGAATTCGGAGCCAATGAGTGGCTCGTGGACGAGCTGTACGAACAGTTCGTCCAGGACAAGAACTCGGTCGACAAGTCCTGGTGGCCGATCCTCGAGAACTACCACCCGGTGAAGGAGGGTCAGGCCTCGATCCCCTCGCCGGACGAGACCCCCGCCCCCACCCCGGCGGAGCCCACCGCCCCGACTCCGAGCGAGCCGACCGTGCCCGCTCCCGCGGAGCCGACGACACCGGCACCCGCGCCCTCCCCCGAGCCGGCACCCGCCCCAGCCCCCGGCGCGCCCGAGCCGCCCGCCGGGCCCGGCGCCGCGGTGAACGAGCCGAAGCCGGTGACCACGCCCATCCCGATCATCGGCGCCCAGCCCGTGGCGCGGACCACCTCCGTCGCCCCGAAGCCGCAGCCGGTCCCCGCCGACGCGCCGGTCACCTCGCCCACCGCGGTGGCCGAGCAGGCGGAGGAGGACAAGGTCACGCCGCTGCGCGGGATGTCCAAGACCCTCGCCACGAACATGGACGCCTCGCTCACGGTCCCGACCGCGACCAGCGTGCGCACCATCCCGGCGAAGCTGATGATCGACAACCGCATCGTCATCAACAACCACCTCAAGCGCGCCCGCGGCGGCAAGGTCTCCTTCACCCACCTGATCGGCTGGGCGCTCATCCAGGCGCTCAAGGAGTTCCCGAGCCAGAACGTCTACTACGACGAGGTGGACGGCAAGCCGTCCGTCGTCGCACCCGCGCACATCAACCTCGGCATCGCCATCGACCTGCCGAAGCCGGACGGCACCCGCGCGCTCCTCGTCCCGAGCATCAAGCGCGCCGACACCATGGCCTTCGGCGAGTACCTCGCCGCCTACGAGGAGCTGGTCTCGAAGGCGCGCAGCAACAAGCTCACCGCTGGCGACTTCGCCGGCACCACGATCTCGCTGACGAACCCCGGTGGCATCGGCACCGTGCACTCGGTCCCGCGCCTGATGAAGGGGCAGGGCGCGATCATCGGCGCCGGCGCCCTCGAGTACCCGGCCGAGTTCCAGGGCTCCAGCGAGAAGACGCTCGCGGGCCTCGCCATCGGCAAGACCATCACGCTCACCAGCACGTACGACCACCGTGTCATCCAGGGCGCCGGGTCCGGCGAGTTCCTGAAGATCGTGCACGAGCTGCTCATCGGCAAGCGCGACTTCTACGAGGGCATCTTCGCGGAGCTCCGCATCCCGTACATGCCGATCCACTGGAACCCGGACATCTCGGTGGACCTGGCGAGCGCCGTCGACAAGACCGCCCGCGTCCAGGAGCTCATCAACTCCTACCGCGTCCGCGGCCACCTGATGGCCGACATCGACCCGCTCGAGTACGTCCAGCGCACCCACCCCGACCTCGAGATCGAGACCCACGGACTGACCTTCTGGGACCTCGACCGCGAGTTCGTCACCGGCGGGTTCGGCAGCCAGGGCAAGCGCACGATGAAGCTGCGCGACATCCTCGGAGTGCTCCGCGACTCGTACTGCCGCACGGTCGGCATCGAGTACATGCACATCCAGGACCCGGGCCAGCGCAAGTGGTTCCAGGACAAGCTGGAGCGCCCGTATGAGAAGCCGACCCACGACGAGCAGCTGCGCATCCTCGGCAAGCTCAACGAGGCCGAGGCGTTCGAGACGTTCCTGCAGACCAAGTACGTCGGCCAGAAGCGGTTCAGCCTGGAGGGCGGCGAGTCCACCATCGCGCTGCTGGACACGATCCTGCAGGGTGCAGCGGAGGCCGGCCTCGACGAGGCGGCGATCGGCATGGCGCACCGCGGCCGGCTGAACGTGCTGACCAACATCGCGGGCAAGACCTATGGTCAGATCTTCCGCGAGTTCGAGGGCACCCAGGACCCGCGCACGGTCCAGGGCTCCGGCGACGTGAAGTACCACCTCGGAACCGAGGGCACCTTCAAGGGCGCCGCCGGCGAGGAGATCCCGGTCTACCTCGCTGCGAACCCCTCGCACCTGGAGGCGGTGGACGGCGTGCTCGAGGGCATCGTCCGCGCCAAGCAGGACCGCCGTCCCGCCGGCACGTTCCTGACGCTGCCGATCCTCATCCACGGCGACGCCGCGATGGCGGGCCAGGGCATCGTCGTCGAGCAGATGCAGATGTCGCAGCTGCGGGCGTACCGCACCGGCGGCACCATCCACGTGAACATCAACAACCAGGTCGGCTTCACCACGCCTCCCGGCGAGGGCCGCACCTCGGTGTACTCGACGGACGTGGCGAAGACCATCCAGGCGCCGATCTTCCACGTGAACGGCGACGACCCGGAGGCGGTGGTGCGCGTGGCGCAGCTCGCCTTCGAGTACCGCCAGGAGTTCAAGCGCGACGTCGTCATCGACCTCGTCTGCTACCGCCGCCGCGGCCACAACGAGGGCGACGACCCGTCGATGACGCAGCCGCTGATGTACAACCTCATCGAGGCGAAGCGCTCCGTCCGCCGCCTGTACACCGAGGCCCTGGTCGGCCGCGGCGACATCACCGAGGAGGAGTACGAGGCCGCGCACCGCGACTTCCAGGACCGGCTGGAGCGCGCGTTCATGGAGACGCACGCTGCCCAGACCAACTCCACGCCGGTGATCACGCAGGGCGACGCGAGCGGCGACCTCGAGCAGCCCGCCGCGCAGAGCGACGACAACGTCGGCGAGCCGGAGACGACCGCCGTCAGCGAGCAGGTCATCCACCTGATCGGCGACGCGTTCAACAACCCGCCCGCCGGGTTCACGGTGCACCCGAAGCTGCAGCAGCTGCTGAACAAGCGCGGCGAGATGAGCCGCAACGGCGGCATCGACTGGGGCTTCGGCGAGCTGCTCGCGCTCGGCTCCGTGCTGCTGGAGGGCACGCCCGTCCGCCTCGCAGGACAGGATGCGCGCCGCGGCACGTTCGTGCAGCGCCACGCGGTCCTGCACGACCGCGCGAACGGCCAGGAGTGGCTGCCGCTGGCGAACCTCAGCGACAACCAGGCGAAGTTCTGGATCTACGACTCGCTGCTGAGCGAGTACGCGGCCATGGGCTTCGAGTACGGCTACTCGGTCGAGCGTCCGGACGCCCTGGTGCTGTGGGAGGCGCAGTTCGGCGACTTCGCCAACGGCGCCCAGATCATCATCGACGAGTTCATCTCCTCGGCGGAGCAGAAGTGGGGCCAGCGTTCGTCGCTCGTCCTGCTGCTCCCGCACGGCTACGAGGGCCAGGGGCCCGACCACTCGAGCGCACGCATCGAGCGGTACCTGCAGCTGTGCGCCGAGAACAACATGACCGTCGCGCGGCCGTCCACCCCGGCGTCGTACTTCCACCTGCTCCGCCGTCAGGCGTACGCCCGCCCGCGTCGTCCGCTGGTCGTCTTCACCCCGAAGGCGATGCTGCGCCTGCGCGGCGCGTCCAGCGACGTCGCCGACTTCACCTCGGGCCGGTTCGAGCCGGTGATCGACGACGCGCGGATCAGCGACAAGTCGTCGGTGAAGCGGGTGCTGCTGATGGCGGGCAAGCTGTACTACGACCTGCTGAATGAGCTCGAGAAGAACCCCAACCCCGAGATCGCGCTGGTGCGGGTGGAGCAGTTCTACCCGCTGCCCGCCGAGGAGCTGAAGGCCGTCGTCGACTCCTACCCCAACGCCGAGCTGGTGTGGGTGCAGGACGAGCCGGAGAACCAGGGCGCCTGGCCGTACATGATCCTGGAGACCTCGAAGCTCGGCCCGCGCCCGCTCGGTGTCGTCTCCCGTCCGCCGTCGGCGTCGCCGGCCGCGGGCTCGGCGAAGCGCCACGCGAAGGAGCAGTCGCTGCTCATCCAGCGCGCGCTGACGCTGTAA
- a CDS encoding GuaB1 family IMP dehydrogenase-related protein, producing MQFYGTSPRHDLTYSDVFLVPSRSNVTSRLDVSLAPNDGTGATIPIVSANMNSVTGKRLAATLARRGGLGVLPQDMHLQDLDEAIRWVKAQPVAFDTPYQAVPDETVADVLRRVPAVEGHGVVVHDADGAYLGCLATSQLGSALPDARIGDLLHGALTSLDAEDLADGRAAFAAMDAAGLEFAPVLDHGRVVGTLSRKSALRSTIYQPALDANGRLRVAAAVGINGDVAGKAKALAAAGVDVLVIDTAHGDQDGMRRAIHTVKGLGLGLPIVAGNVVTEQAVRDLVAAGADILKVGVGPGAMCTTRMMTAVGRPQFSAVLETSATARELGAHVWADGGVRYPRDVALALAAGGASVMIGSWFAGTIEAPGALDRDENGALYKESWGMASTKAVKGRFERLDAYELARKTLFAEGISSSRIYLDPLRPSVEDLLDMITTGVRSSFTYAGARTLPEFHERALVGIQSAAGYEEGKALPVSW from the coding sequence ATGCAGTTCTATGGAACGTCGCCCCGCCACGATCTGACCTACTCCGACGTGTTCCTCGTGCCGTCCCGATCGAACGTGACGAGCCGTCTGGACGTCTCACTCGCGCCGAACGACGGCACCGGCGCGACCATCCCGATCGTCTCGGCCAACATGAACTCGGTCACCGGCAAACGACTCGCCGCGACCCTGGCGCGCCGCGGCGGCCTCGGCGTCCTGCCGCAGGACATGCACCTGCAGGACCTGGACGAGGCGATCCGCTGGGTGAAGGCCCAGCCGGTCGCCTTCGACACCCCGTACCAGGCGGTCCCCGATGAGACCGTCGCCGACGTGCTGCGCCGGGTGCCGGCGGTGGAGGGACACGGCGTGGTCGTGCACGACGCCGACGGCGCGTACCTCGGCTGCCTGGCGACCTCGCAGCTCGGCTCTGCCCTCCCCGACGCCAGGATCGGCGACCTGCTGCACGGCGCCCTCACCTCCCTCGACGCGGAGGACCTCGCGGACGGCCGTGCGGCGTTCGCGGCGATGGACGCCGCCGGGCTCGAGTTCGCCCCTGTGCTCGACCACGGGCGCGTCGTCGGGACGCTGAGCAGGAAGAGCGCCCTGCGCTCCACGATCTACCAGCCCGCACTGGACGCGAACGGACGCCTGAGGGTGGCCGCCGCCGTCGGCATCAACGGGGATGTCGCGGGCAAGGCGAAGGCGCTCGCCGCGGCAGGCGTGGACGTGCTCGTGATCGACACGGCGCACGGCGACCAGGACGGGATGCGCCGGGCCATCCACACCGTCAAGGGGCTCGGCCTCGGCCTGCCGATCGTGGCGGGCAACGTCGTCACGGAGCAGGCCGTGCGCGACCTCGTCGCCGCAGGTGCCGACATCCTCAAGGTGGGCGTCGGCCCGGGCGCGATGTGCACCACCCGCATGATGACCGCGGTCGGGCGGCCGCAGTTCTCGGCCGTGCTCGAGACGAGCGCGACCGCGCGCGAGCTCGGCGCGCACGTCTGGGCCGACGGTGGCGTGCGCTACCCGAGGGACGTCGCCCTCGCGCTCGCCGCGGGCGGCGCCTCCGTGATGATCGGGTCGTGGTTCGCCGGCACGATCGAGGCGCCGGGCGCTCTCGACCGGGACGAGAACGGCGCGCTCTACAAGGAGAGCTGGGGGATGGCGTCCACCAAGGCGGTGAAGGGCCGCTTCGAGCGGCTGGACGCGTACGAGCTGGCCCGCAAGACGCTCTTCGCCGAGGGCATCTCCTCGTCGCGGATCTACCTCGACCCGCTGCGGCCCTCTGTGGAGGACCTGCTCGACATGATCACGACCGGTGTGCGCAGCTCGTTCACCTACGCCGGGGCGCGCACGCTGCCGGAGTTCCACGAGCGGGCGCTGGTCGGCATCCAGTCTGCGGCGGGATACGAGGAGGGCAAGGCGCTCCCGGTCAGCTGGTAA
- a CDS encoding VOC family protein, translating to MLESCVTYSVLPASDLARATAWYRDKLELEPETTSEQGVRYRTGSESKIYVYETANAGTAQNTAMCWLVDDIEAAMEHLRGRGVVFADYDFPGLKTENGIATDSEGRSAWFQDSEGNYLCLTQPA from the coding sequence ATGTTGGAGTCATGCGTGACGTACTCCGTCCTTCCTGCTTCGGACCTGGCGCGTGCCACTGCGTGGTACCGCGACAAGCTCGAGCTCGAGCCGGAGACGACGAGTGAGCAGGGTGTCCGCTACCGCACGGGCAGCGAGTCGAAGATCTACGTGTACGAGACGGCGAACGCCGGAACGGCGCAGAACACCGCGATGTGCTGGCTGGTGGACGACATCGAGGCGGCCATGGAGCACCTGCGGGGGAGAGGAGTCGTGTTCGCCGACTACGACTTCCCCGGCCTCAAGACCGAGAACGGCATCGCCACCGACAGCGAGGGCCGGTCGGCCTGGTTCCAGGACAGCGAGGGCAATTACCTCTGCCTGACCCAGCCGGCCTGA
- a CDS encoding epoxide hydrolase family protein, giving the protein MTIEEFRIHVPDDVLGDLRERLSRTRYLSSPHRPGWEGGLGGERLRALVEGWLAFDWRAEEARLGEVEQGIAEVGGSRIHFARVRGTGEGPHTPLLLLHGWPSAFVEYLPLAALLSDRFDVVIPSLPGFVFSELPEPPLTRPRIAEALHGLMTEALGFPRYASFGGDIGGGSSTWLGVEHPESVIGIQLLSPPFPADETPADEDERRFLEALAAYDEGDGGYSEMMLTRPDTIAAALADSPAGLLAWLGDKWHDWVDGGFERIVDSGILYTIATLYWATDSIGTSFQQYYDWGTNPSRPPIAAPVGVYLAREPGFRGFPRSLAERATTDLRQFVVAPAGGHFAGFEQPEATAAAIRSFHDVLAARA; this is encoded by the coding sequence ATGACGATCGAGGAGTTCCGCATCCATGTGCCCGACGACGTCCTCGGCGACCTGCGGGAGAGGCTGAGCCGCACCCGCTACCTGTCGTCACCGCACCGGCCCGGCTGGGAGGGCGGACTCGGCGGTGAACGGCTGCGCGCGCTGGTGGAGGGCTGGCTCGCCTTCGACTGGCGGGCGGAAGAGGCCAGGCTGGGAGAGGTCGAGCAGGGCATCGCGGAGGTCGGCGGGAGCCGTATCCACTTCGCGCGGGTGCGGGGAACGGGGGAGGGACCGCACACGCCGCTCCTGCTGCTGCACGGCTGGCCGAGCGCGTTCGTCGAGTACCTGCCGCTCGCCGCACTGCTGAGCGATCGCTTCGACGTGGTGATCCCGTCGCTGCCCGGGTTCGTGTTCTCCGAGCTGCCGGAGCCGCCGCTGACCCGTCCGAGGATCGCGGAGGCGCTGCACGGGCTGATGACCGAGGCGCTCGGGTTCCCGCGCTACGCGAGCTTCGGCGGGGACATCGGCGGCGGGTCCTCGACGTGGCTCGGCGTCGAGCACCCCGAGAGCGTCATCGGCATCCAGTTGCTCAGCCCGCCGTTCCCCGCCGACGAGACGCCGGCGGACGAGGACGAGCGCCGGTTCCTGGAGGCGCTCGCCGCGTACGACGAGGGCGACGGCGGCTACAGCGAGATGATGCTCACGCGGCCGGACACGATCGCCGCTGCGCTCGCGGACTCGCCCGCCGGCCTGCTCGCGTGGCTCGGCGACAAGTGGCACGACTGGGTGGACGGCGGCTTCGAGCGCATCGTCGACTCCGGGATTCTGTACACGATCGCGACCCTGTACTGGGCGACCGACAGCATCGGCACCTCCTTCCAGCAGTACTACGACTGGGGCACGAACCCGTCGCGCCCGCCGATCGCGGCGCCCGTAGGCGTCTACCTGGCGCGGGAGCCCGGCTTCCGCGGCTTTCCGCGGTCGCTCGCCGAGCGCGCGACGACCGACCTGCGCCAGTTCGTCGTCGCCCCCGCCGGCGGCCACTTCGCCGGCTTCGAGCAGCCCGAGGCGACCGCCGCGGCCATCCGCTCCTTCCACGACGTCCTCGCCGCCCGCGCCTGA
- a CDS encoding DUF3105 domain-containing protein, with product MSQTPNRKQRQAEARAAKLEAFRKEQARRKRNRRIAIVSAIAGGVAVIALIATVIITAPKPVDSIAGVKSFDYTGGNHVQGTVDYAQNPPAGGEHNPVWLNCGVYDREVPKENAVHSLEHGAVWVTYRPGLDTGAVDTLKADLPDTYSVLSPYEGLPAPIVLSAWNHQLTVEKADDPRVKQFIQKYWQGPDTPEPGAACVGGLDAPGKVS from the coding sequence GTGAGCCAGACCCCCAACCGCAAGCAACGGCAGGCCGAGGCCCGCGCCGCCAAGCTCGAAGCCTTCCGCAAGGAGCAGGCGAGGCGCAAGCGCAACCGCCGCATCGCGATCGTCTCGGCGATCGCGGGAGGCGTCGCCGTGATCGCCCTGATCGCGACCGTCATCATCACGGCGCCGAAGCCCGTCGACTCCATCGCGGGGGTGAAGAGCTTCGACTACACCGGCGGCAACCATGTGCAGGGGACCGTCGACTACGCGCAGAACCCGCCCGCCGGTGGCGAGCACAACCCGGTCTGGCTGAACTGCGGCGTATATGACCGCGAGGTCCCCAAGGAGAATGCGGTGCACTCCCTCGAGCACGGCGCCGTCTGGGTCACCTACCGGCCTGGGCTCGACACGGGCGCCGTCGACACGCTGAAGGCCGACCTCCCGGACACCTACAGCGTCCTGTCGCCGTACGAGGGTCTGCCCGCTCCCATCGTGCTCAGCGCGTGGAACCACCAGCTGACGGTGGAGAAGGCCGACGACCCGCGGGTGAAGCAGTTCATCCAGAAGTACTGGCAGGGCCCGGACACGCCGGAGCCGGGCGCCGCGTGCGTCGGCGGCCTCGACGCGCCCGGCAAGGTCTCCTGA
- a CDS encoding hemolysin family protein produces MSDWAGIAWLVVLLAVNAFFVGAEFAVISARRSQIEPLAERGKRSAKTALYAMEHATLMLATTQLGITVCSLLILNVSEPAIHHLLEVPLHATGWPEEVIGTIAFVVTLVLVSFLHVVFGEMVPKNISFSMPDRAALLLAPPLVAIGRAVRPIIVALNASANAVLRLFRVEPKDEAASTFTLDEVATIVSQSTREGVLTDSTGALTAAFEFTEKKVRDVMVLPETLVSLPLAPTPSDVEKAVAKHGFSRYVVPDGDGEPTGYLHLKDVLDLEETGFELPVPAKRIRRLVTVFVDADLEDALATMRRSGSHLARVVDVEGSTAGVLFLEDIIEELVGEVQDATRRS; encoded by the coding sequence ATGAGTGACTGGGCCGGAATCGCGTGGCTGGTCGTGCTCCTTGCCGTCAACGCCTTCTTCGTCGGCGCCGAGTTCGCCGTCATCTCCGCGCGCCGCTCGCAGATCGAGCCGCTCGCCGAGCGCGGCAAGCGCAGCGCGAAGACCGCGCTCTACGCGATGGAGCACGCGACGCTGATGCTCGCGACGACCCAGCTCGGCATCACCGTGTGCTCGCTGCTGATCCTGAACGTGTCGGAACCGGCCATCCACCACCTGCTGGAGGTGCCGCTGCATGCGACGGGCTGGCCGGAAGAGGTCATCGGGACGATCGCCTTCGTCGTCACGCTCGTGCTGGTGTCGTTCCTGCACGTCGTCTTCGGCGAGATGGTGCCGAAGAACATCTCGTTCTCGATGCCGGACCGCGCAGCCCTGCTGCTCGCGCCCCCGCTGGTGGCGATCGGCCGCGCGGTGCGCCCGATCATCGTGGCGCTGAACGCGTCCGCGAACGCCGTGCTGCGGCTGTTCCGGGTGGAGCCGAAGGACGAGGCCGCGAGCACCTTCACGCTGGACGAGGTCGCGACCATCGTCAGCCAGTCGACGCGGGAGGGTGTGCTGACCGACAGCACCGGCGCGCTCACGGCCGCGTTCGAGTTCACCGAGAAGAAGGTGCGGGACGTGATGGTGCTGCCGGAGACCCTGGTCTCGCTGCCGCTGGCGCCGACCCCGTCCGACGTGGAGAAGGCGGTCGCCAAGCACGGCTTCTCGCGGTACGTCGTGCCCGACGGGGACGGGGAGCCGACCGGCTACCTGCATCTGAAGGACGTGCTCGACCTGGAGGAGACCGGGTTCGAGCTGCCGGTTCCCGCCAAGCGCATCCGCCGGCTCGTCACGGTGTTCGTCGACGCGGACCTCGAGGATGCACTCGCCACGATGCGGCGCTCTGGCAGCCACCTCGCCCGCGTTGTCGACGTCGAGGGCTCGACGGCCGGCGTGCTCTTCCTCGAGGACATCATCGAGGAGCTGGTGGGCGAGGTGCAGGACGCGACGCGACGCAGCTGA